The DNA region GCGGCGCAGGATGAGGTTGTTCCCAAACCCGCCCCCGGCTGCCCCGATGCCCGTGGAGGCTGCCAGGTACATATACCGTATGGCATGGTCAAAGCATTGGTATGTATGAAAAAAACGCCTTGCAAACGAGCTCTGTCCCCGTTCGGCTGAGCTCTGTCCCCAAACATACGACCGCTCGAAATGCAGCTTGAACACCGGCCCTATCACCGCCCCGATCCGTTGGTCGGCCATGCGCAGCGCCATGGCGCGGATCCAGGACGGGGGTGCCTCACAGTCCGCATCGGTAAAGAGGAGCAGATCCCCCAGGGCGGCATCGATTCCGCGGCTTAGGGCGTACTGCTTATGGTTCAGTCCAGGATTTTCCGTTAGGGTGATAATCCTCACATTCCCGCCGGTTTCGGCAAAGCGCCGGATCATTGCAAGGCTCCCGTCTGAGGAACGGTCATCCACAAAGATATACTCTGCGGAAGGATAATCCTGAAGTTCCAGGCTCCGGAGCAAGCCTGCCATACGCTCAGCTTCATTATGGATTGGAATAATCACCGAAACATTGGGGACAGAGCTGTCGGAGAGATTGGGGACAGAGCTCACGGCAGCCCGGCAAGCTTGCTTGTCCCGGCGCCATTCCAGGAAGAGCCCGGCCATTAAAACGCAGTGGAGCCCCACAAAAACAAGGGCAAAGGAAAAACGGAAAATTGTATACAAAATCCAGGCTGTTTCCATATTGCCAAAGTATACAGTACTTGCTATACTTTTCCCAGATACGGGGAATTAGCTCAGTTGGTAGAGCGATTGGTTCGCAATCAATAGGTCACCGGTTCGAATCCGGTATTCTCCAATAATTATTGTTACCTTTCAAATGATTAAAGTACTTGAAATTTCAAATAATTAAAAGATT from Treponema primitia ZAS-2 includes:
- a CDS encoding glycosyltransferase; the protein is METAWILYTIFRFSFALVFVGLHCVLMAGLFLEWRRDKQACRAAVSSVPNLSDSSVPNVSVIIPIHNEAERMAGLLRSLELQDYPSAEYIFVDDRSSDGSLAMIRRFAETGGNVRIITLTENPGLNHKQYALSRGIDAALGDLLLFTDADCEAPPSWIRAMALRMADQRIGAVIGPVFKLHFERSYVWGQSSAERGQSSFARRFFHTYQCFDHAIRYMYLAASTGIGAAGGGFGNNLILRRQALDSIGGYEQVPPSPTEDAALISQIRAGGKYTVRSACGDDVHVMTRGENSWAALVNQTLRWNNGGLFSPEISTRLNFGFLMVTISMGMIAIPFVPLIPSLWPLPAAVFLSMTVNTLATLRIFGAALPKAGPAWALHAVFTPLYFTFLTILGFCGAKVEWKGSEVR